The following proteins are co-located in the Microplitis demolitor isolate Queensland-Clemson2020A chromosome 5, iyMicDemo2.1a, whole genome shotgun sequence genome:
- the LOC103570712 gene encoding lachesin → MNKFIFNVFFVIIIIVASFKIITDAQRTPTISYISQEQITDIGKSVELKCSVEYGDEYPVLWIKLNNGGREQMPISSQTSLIVGDNRFSVTYNNENSTYTLQINNIQETDAGFYQCRVQIALNNRIDAQVELQIRREPSISDNSTSNFVTTEGKTVQLECYANGFPKPTITWRRQSMPFSTGGLIYKGNILTITSIKKEDRGIYYCIATNGVGRGHRRIINVEVEFAPVVTAKRPRLSQALLYDMDLECHVEAYPPPAITWLKDDEELSNNQHYRISHFATADEITDTTLRVITIEKRQFGQFICKAYNKYGTSNTTIELSESIIPVCPPACNY, encoded by the exons atgaataaatttatttttaacgtattttttgttattattattattgtagcatcgtttaaaataa tAACTGATGCTCAGAGAACTCCAACAATATCTTATATATCTCAGGAACAAATTACAGATATTGGAAAATCTGTTGAGTTAAAGTGTTCAGTAGAATACGGCGACGAGTATCCTGTTTTatggattaaattaaataatggagGAAGAGAACAAATGCCAATATCTTCTCAAACTTCTCTAATTGTTGGAGATAATAGATTTTCGGTTAcgtataataatgaaaattcaacTTACACTCTTCAA ataaataatattcaagaAACAGATGCTGGTTTTTATCAATGTAGAGTACAAATTGCTTTAAATAATCGTATTGATGCACAAGTTGAATTGCAAATACGACGTGAGCCATCAATAAGTGATAATTCAACTTCTAATTTTGTAACTACTGAAGGAAAAACTGTACAACTTGAGTGTTATGCTAATGGTTTTCCAAAACCAACTATCACATGGCGCAGACAATCGATGCCTTTTTCTACTGGaggattaatttataa aggAAATATATTGACAAttacatcaattaaaaaagaagATCGTGGAATATACTATTGTATTGCTACAAATGGAGTTGGCCGCGGACACCGACGTATTATAAATGTTGAAGTTGAATTTGCACCAGTAGTTACAGCTAAACGTCCTCGTTTAAGTCAAGCTTTGTTGTACGATATGGATTTAGAGTGTCATGTAGAAGCTTATCCTCCACCTGCAATAACATGGCTTAAAGATGATGAGGAGCTTAGTAATAATCAACATTATCGTATATCACATTTTGCAACTGCTGATGAAATAACTGACACAACTCTTCGTGTTATAACTATTGAAAAAAGACAATTTGgacaatttatttgtaaagcttataataaatatgggACATCTAATACAACCATTGAGTTAtctg aaTCAATTATTCCAGTATGCCCCCCAGCttgtaattattga
- the LOC103570711 gene encoding ubiquitin carboxyl-terminal hydrolase 36 isoform X2, giving the protein MPAVSVCDPVAAALRHSLEAGQSKSSTEDITISLTTGASRILQTEIKYEETDDYQSTVLDKLKSKYIVLNLPNNTNYNQSDNNNNTGIICRKKNEQNKMIRPSLPEPKITLYKPQHVNLGWNKSFPVGAGLINVGNTCYLNSTLQALFHVPALVNWLLTDNHHNSKCEQNGGGECLTCAMAKTLQFSHEKSGNAIKPFYIYNKLKLICRTMVPGQQEDAHEFLRYLLEGMERAYLHRCKATKLDNYSKETTPINQIFGGYIRTEVKCLKCQHVSTTFQHFQDLLVDIRKANSLDEALTSYFSREELDNNDYKCEACKKRVPATKQFSLEQPPKVLCVQLKRFSVLGNKISRHIGFKQNINMGPYLWREPGEPPRKLNYKLMSIITHMGPSVGCGHYTAVAQVSSGQYYSFDDSCVRSINISNVLNTNAYIMIFEMESPSINNQLPQSIKQNGLSNIKTISNGCSFKSSSPKPSTSGLVAATTTNGFVKSNGSCNKIRNSDSPSSSSSSSSSSSSSSSSPSPLIIGPQLPSSKFTIEQQQNNNSQTAQQHKNYNFIGPLLPQKFSSDKTQPRLVMHIKNGKVFNGNNNNNNNNNNNNNNNNNNNSLVPYDGSSDEEENITLNSSKNNNNSSTIKSSTSISNGVSKSYNKDSTIDINNKSPTIVTKTEMKTIKSINTISQKSIPTPSSASNGSSSNNNNNNSNNNNSAGQKQQNGKFENNNNSNNNNNNSNKLSETNGKDKWHQPIRIKTSSSLDDKIQTKAASSISGWEVSKDAPSPTSAATPNGWSVTDNNKEENKKSNHTTTISSTPSAAAPRNFNGTNRSDTVSHLYKMSHRGYGSNSVTSWNGSRAHMDREVDNERREERKRHFNPDDEEMDRGRMKKIKSHRDYESRSNPGYNPFQEYQNGKSWNRSNGGGNYRRYYNTSSHSRQSHGNYRHHRYHNNHRDHYHRR; this is encoded by the exons ATGCCTGCTGTGAGCGTATGTGATCCGGTAGCGGCAGCACTCCGACATTCATTGGAGGCTGGTCAATCAAAGTCCTCCACAGAGGATATAACTATTTCACTAACTACCGGAGCATCAAGAATTTTAcaaactgaaataaaatatgaagaaaCGGATGATTATCAATCAACAGTTTTGGATAAACTTAAATCcaaatatattgtattaaatcttccaaataatacaaattataatcaatcggataacaacaataatacaGGAATTATTTGTCGTAAAAAAAacgaacaaaataaaatgataaggCCTTCATTACCAGAACCAAAAATAACACTATATAAACCACAACATGTCAACTTGGGTTGGAATAAATCATTTCCAGTAGGTGCTGGATTAATAAATGTTGGAAATAcatgttatttaaacagtACTTTACAAGCATTATTTCACGTACCGGCACTTGTTAATTGGTTACTCACAGACAATCATCATAATTCAAAATGTGAACAAAATg gtGGTGGAGAATGTCTTACCTGTGCAATGGCAAAAACACTTCAATTTAGCCATGAAAAATCTGGCAATGCTATTAAACCAttctacatatataataaattaaagt TAATTTGTCGGACAATGGTACCAGGACAACAAGAAGATGCCCATGAATTTTTACGTTATTTACTTGAGGGAATGGAACGAGCTTATCTCCATCGCTGTAAAGCAACtaaattagataattattcaaaagaaACAACGCctataaatcaaatatttggtGGTTATATTCGTACTGAAGTTAAGTGTCTTAAATGCCAACATGTTTCAACGACTTTTCAACATTTTCAAGATTTATTGGTAGATATTCGTAAAGCAAATTCACTAGATGAAGCATTAACAAGTTATTTTAGCCGTGAAGAGTTggataataatgattataaatgTGAAGCATGTAAAAAACGTGTTCCAGCAACAAAACAATTTAGCTTGGAGCAACCACCAAAAGTACTTTGCGTTCAATTAAAACGTTTTAGTGTACTTGGTAATAAAATATCGCGTCACATAggatttaaacaaaatataaatatgggGCCGTATTTATGGCGAGAACCCGGTGAACCTCCAAGAAAGcttaactataaattaatgtcAATTATAACTCATATGGGACCATCTGTAGGATGTGGACATTATACAGCTGTTGCACAAGTATCCTCTGGtcaatattattcatttgatGATTCCTGTGTACGttcgataaatatttcaaatgtattaaatacaaatgcttatattatgatttttgaaaTGGAATCGCCATCTATTAATAATCAACTGCCACaatctataaaacaaaatggtttatcaaatattaaaacaatttcaaaTGGTTGTTCATTTAAATCATCAAGTCCTAAACCTTCAACTTCAGGACTAGTTGCTGCTACTACTACTAATGGATTTGTAAAATCTAATGGTTCTTGTAATAAAATTCGTAATTCTGATtctccttcttcttcttcttcttcttcttcttcttcatcttcatcttcatcatcacCTTCACCTTTAATAATTGGACCTCAACTGCCCTCATCTAAATTTACAATTgaacaacaacaaaataataattctcaaaCTGCTCaacaacataaaaattataattttattggacCACTATTgccacaaaaattttcatcagacAAGACCCAACCCAGACTTGTTATGCAtattaaaaatggaaaagtatttaatggaaataataataataataacaacaacaacaacaacaacaacaacaacaacaacaacaatagtTTGGTGCCGTACGATGGCTCAAGTGACGAAGAAGAAAATATTACATTAAACTcctccaaaaataataataattcttccACTATTAAATCTTCAACGAGTATTTCTAATGGTGTATCCAAATCTTATAATAAAGATTCAAcaatagatataaataataaatcaccaACAATAGTTACCAAAACAGAAATGAAAACTATTAAATCTATCAATACGATTTCACAAAAATCTATACCAACACCTAGTTCTGCATCAAATGGATCATcaagcaataataataataataatagtaataataataattctgcTGGCCAGAAACAACAAAatggtaaatttgaaaataataacaatagtaataataataataataacagcaaCAAATTATCTGAAACAAATGGCAAAGATAAATGGCATCAACCTATTCGAATAAAAACAAGTAGCAGTTTagatgataaaattcaaacaaaagcTGCAAGTAGTATAAGTGGTTGGGAAGTTTCAAAAGATGCTCCTTCTCCAACTTCAGCAGCTACACCGAACGGTTGGTCTGTCACTGATAACAAcaa agaagaaaataaaaagtcaaatcaTACAACAACTATAAGTTCGACACCAAGCGCTGCAGCACCACGTAATTTCAATGGAACAAATCGTTCTGATACAGTATCACATTTGTATAAAATGTCACATCGTGGATATGGATCTAATtcag TTACAAGTTGGAATGGTAGCAGAGCACATATGGATCGTGAAGTAGATAATGAACGACGCGAAGAACGTAAACGTCATTTTAATCCTGATGATGAAGAAATGGATCGAggaagaatgaaaaaaattaaaagtcacCGAGACTATGAAAGTCGCTCAAATCCAGGATACAATCCTTTTCAAGAATATCAGAATGGAAAATCTTGGAATCGATCAAACGGTGGTGGAAATTATCGACGATACTATAATACTTCCAGTCATAGTCGACAGAGTCATGGAAATTATAGACATCATAGATACCATAATAATCATCGTGATCACTATCATCGTAGGTAG
- the LOC103570711 gene encoding ubiquitin carboxyl-terminal hydrolase 36 isoform X1 produces MPAVSVCDPVAAALRHSLEAGQSKSSTEDITISLTTGASRILQTEIKYEETDDYQSTVLDKLKSKYIVLNLPNNTNYNQSDNNNNTGIICRKKNEQNKMIRPSLPEPKITLYKPQHVNLGWNKSFPVGAGLINVGNTCYLNSTLQALFHVPALVNWLLTDNHHNSKCEQNEGGGECLTCAMAKTLQFSHEKSGNAIKPFYIYNKLKLICRTMVPGQQEDAHEFLRYLLEGMERAYLHRCKATKLDNYSKETTPINQIFGGYIRTEVKCLKCQHVSTTFQHFQDLLVDIRKANSLDEALTSYFSREELDNNDYKCEACKKRVPATKQFSLEQPPKVLCVQLKRFSVLGNKISRHIGFKQNINMGPYLWREPGEPPRKLNYKLMSIITHMGPSVGCGHYTAVAQVSSGQYYSFDDSCVRSINISNVLNTNAYIMIFEMESPSINNQLPQSIKQNGLSNIKTISNGCSFKSSSPKPSTSGLVAATTTNGFVKSNGSCNKIRNSDSPSSSSSSSSSSSSSSSSPSPLIIGPQLPSSKFTIEQQQNNNSQTAQQHKNYNFIGPLLPQKFSSDKTQPRLVMHIKNGKVFNGNNNNNNNNNNNNNNNNNNNSLVPYDGSSDEEENITLNSSKNNNNSSTIKSSTSISNGVSKSYNKDSTIDINNKSPTIVTKTEMKTIKSINTISQKSIPTPSSASNGSSSNNNNNNSNNNNSAGQKQQNGKFENNNNSNNNNNNSNKLSETNGKDKWHQPIRIKTSSSLDDKIQTKAASSISGWEVSKDAPSPTSAATPNGWSVTDNNKEENKKSNHTTTISSTPSAAAPRNFNGTNRSDTVSHLYKMSHRGYGSNSVTSWNGSRAHMDREVDNERREERKRHFNPDDEEMDRGRMKKIKSHRDYESRSNPGYNPFQEYQNGKSWNRSNGGGNYRRYYNTSSHSRQSHGNYRHHRYHNNHRDHYHRR; encoded by the exons ATGCCTGCTGTGAGCGTATGTGATCCGGTAGCGGCAGCACTCCGACATTCATTGGAGGCTGGTCAATCAAAGTCCTCCACAGAGGATATAACTATTTCACTAACTACCGGAGCATCAAGAATTTTAcaaactgaaataaaatatgaagaaaCGGATGATTATCAATCAACAGTTTTGGATAAACTTAAATCcaaatatattgtattaaatcttccaaataatacaaattataatcaatcggataacaacaataatacaGGAATTATTTGTCGTAAAAAAAacgaacaaaataaaatgataaggCCTTCATTACCAGAACCAAAAATAACACTATATAAACCACAACATGTCAACTTGGGTTGGAATAAATCATTTCCAGTAGGTGCTGGATTAATAAATGTTGGAAATAcatgttatttaaacagtACTTTACAAGCATTATTTCACGTACCGGCACTTGTTAATTGGTTACTCACAGACAATCATCATAATTCAAAATGTGAACAAAATg aaggtGGTGGAGAATGTCTTACCTGTGCAATGGCAAAAACACTTCAATTTAGCCATGAAAAATCTGGCAATGCTATTAAACCAttctacatatataataaattaaagt TAATTTGTCGGACAATGGTACCAGGACAACAAGAAGATGCCCATGAATTTTTACGTTATTTACTTGAGGGAATGGAACGAGCTTATCTCCATCGCTGTAAAGCAACtaaattagataattattcaaaagaaACAACGCctataaatcaaatatttggtGGTTATATTCGTACTGAAGTTAAGTGTCTTAAATGCCAACATGTTTCAACGACTTTTCAACATTTTCAAGATTTATTGGTAGATATTCGTAAAGCAAATTCACTAGATGAAGCATTAACAAGTTATTTTAGCCGTGAAGAGTTggataataatgattataaatgTGAAGCATGTAAAAAACGTGTTCCAGCAACAAAACAATTTAGCTTGGAGCAACCACCAAAAGTACTTTGCGTTCAATTAAAACGTTTTAGTGTACTTGGTAATAAAATATCGCGTCACATAggatttaaacaaaatataaatatgggGCCGTATTTATGGCGAGAACCCGGTGAACCTCCAAGAAAGcttaactataaattaatgtcAATTATAACTCATATGGGACCATCTGTAGGATGTGGACATTATACAGCTGTTGCACAAGTATCCTCTGGtcaatattattcatttgatGATTCCTGTGTACGttcgataaatatttcaaatgtattaaatacaaatgcttatattatgatttttgaaaTGGAATCGCCATCTATTAATAATCAACTGCCACaatctataaaacaaaatggtttatcaaatattaaaacaatttcaaaTGGTTGTTCATTTAAATCATCAAGTCCTAAACCTTCAACTTCAGGACTAGTTGCTGCTACTACTACTAATGGATTTGTAAAATCTAATGGTTCTTGTAATAAAATTCGTAATTCTGATtctccttcttcttcttcttcttcttcttcttcttcatcttcatcttcatcatcacCTTCACCTTTAATAATTGGACCTCAACTGCCCTCATCTAAATTTACAATTgaacaacaacaaaataataattctcaaaCTGCTCaacaacataaaaattataattttattggacCACTATTgccacaaaaattttcatcagacAAGACCCAACCCAGACTTGTTATGCAtattaaaaatggaaaagtatttaatggaaataataataataataacaacaacaacaacaacaacaacaacaacaacaacaacaatagtTTGGTGCCGTACGATGGCTCAAGTGACGAAGAAGAAAATATTACATTAAACTcctccaaaaataataataattcttccACTATTAAATCTTCAACGAGTATTTCTAATGGTGTATCCAAATCTTATAATAAAGATTCAAcaatagatataaataataaatcaccaACAATAGTTACCAAAACAGAAATGAAAACTATTAAATCTATCAATACGATTTCACAAAAATCTATACCAACACCTAGTTCTGCATCAAATGGATCATcaagcaataataataataataatagtaataataataattctgcTGGCCAGAAACAACAAAatggtaaatttgaaaataataacaatagtaataataataataataacagcaaCAAATTATCTGAAACAAATGGCAAAGATAAATGGCATCAACCTATTCGAATAAAAACAAGTAGCAGTTTagatgataaaattcaaacaaaagcTGCAAGTAGTATAAGTGGTTGGGAAGTTTCAAAAGATGCTCCTTCTCCAACTTCAGCAGCTACACCGAACGGTTGGTCTGTCACTGATAACAAcaa agaagaaaataaaaagtcaaatcaTACAACAACTATAAGTTCGACACCAAGCGCTGCAGCACCACGTAATTTCAATGGAACAAATCGTTCTGATACAGTATCACATTTGTATAAAATGTCACATCGTGGATATGGATCTAATtcag TTACAAGTTGGAATGGTAGCAGAGCACATATGGATCGTGAAGTAGATAATGAACGACGCGAAGAACGTAAACGTCATTTTAATCCTGATGATGAAGAAATGGATCGAggaagaatgaaaaaaattaaaagtcacCGAGACTATGAAAGTCGCTCAAATCCAGGATACAATCCTTTTCAAGAATATCAGAATGGAAAATCTTGGAATCGATCAAACGGTGGTGGAAATTATCGACGATACTATAATACTTCCAGTCATAGTCGACAGAGTCATGGAAATTATAGACATCATAGATACCATAATAATCATCGTGATCACTATCATCGTAGGTAG
- the LOC103570834 gene encoding uncharacterized protein LOC103570834: MMEESKEELEYTPEDISEEYATFFVASRTVYGVALTSLLHEIKKQVGAIKISLKLGESIYDKEYIIKGHMYCNELTKLLTLLEGCDEKVQQYLMISKSISNIQKLNSIIDHFSISYNLLTKNNYNDNSKVFNDFLFKLLTGEIFGWEPVNPDVILKENLPKKPVFITKNNNRRTQLKSLQHLPLFN, translated from the exons ATGATGGAAGAAAGTAAAGAAGAACTAGAATATACTCCGGAAgat ataAGTGAAGAATATGCAACATTTTTTGTTGCCAGTCGTACTGTTTATGGAGTTGCATTAACATCACTGTTAcatgagataaaaaaacaagttggagcaattaaaatttctcttaAACTTGGAGAATCAATTTATGACAAAGAATATATTATCAAAGGACACATGTATTGTAATGAATTGACTAAATTATTAACCCTACTGGAGGGATGTGATGAAAAAGTTcaacaatatttaatgatttcaAAGTCTATTAgtaatatacaaaaactaaattcaataattgatcatttttcaatatcttataatttattaactaaaaataattataatgataacagTAAAGTATTCAatgattttctatttaaacttCTTACTGGCGAGATTTTTGGATGGGAACCAGTAAATCCTGAcgtaatattaaaagaaaatcttCCTAAAAAACCtgtttttataacaaaaaataataatcgccGTACGCAGTTGAAAAGTTTGCAACATTTGCcgttgtttaattaa